A single window of Pyrus communis chromosome 10, drPyrComm1.1, whole genome shotgun sequence DNA harbors:
- the LOC137748421 gene encoding uncharacterized protein isoform X2: MYIRVKRSKTTYFIQCEPTETSLDVKQKLHDLIDRPVNDQRLILVSTGEVLEDSKALADQKVEDDAVVALAFRKDDNEFEEVNIVRPDDFYPSRDADAGSW; the protein is encoded by the exons ATGTACATTCGTGTTAAGCGTAGTAAGACAACTTACTTTATCCAGTGTGAACCAACTGAAACAAGTTTAGATGTTAAGCAGAAATTGCATGATCTTATTGATCGACCGGTAAATGACCAGCGCTTGATCTTAGTCAGTACTGGGGAAGTATTGGAGGATTCAAAGGCGTTGGCAGATCAGAAG GTTGAAGATGACGCCGTTGTTGCACTGGCTTTCAGAAAAG ATGACAATGAGTTTGAAGAGGTCAACATTGTTCGGCCAGATGACTTCTATCCGTCTCGTGATGCAGATGCAGGCAGTTGGTGA
- the LOC137746623 gene encoding uncharacterized protein: MGCSTELGAGENVYPENLLFQRNDFGSAEEGVSGTIRRINSRGDFGNGETGVSGAIRRINSLPPLELKELLKSTVERERDKERDKERERERDRPMIPKPEPATKKQEKKVDQEVNVQGIDVEKKSPNYACGNMNTIWEQIKKLDARVKEISDCKDYGKSALWKGPPSRTCSLPPIPKISISPKNEPASEEIIASLQGREAIDSPSCYSSVHDVFEVPQSYENHKAGEGEKKELNTLTVEVENRLGKPDLVMDEKSEAYVRDETDRVKKMLHIKKQENKIPKPRDGISSVDSNLRERGVSGGVTESQQAKFQQLWRRIERLEGERNNIRQEISHAGEQELKLFREIHEHLNLIQSDMRSWKPKKPSPQDDEPLHNVMEAMLHFWL; encoded by the exons ATGGGCTGCAGCACGGAGCTAGGCGCTGGTGAAAATGTATATCCGGAGAATTTGTTGTTTCAAAGAAATGATTTCGGAAGTGCGGAAGAGGGTGTTAGTGGGACGATTAGAAGAATCAACTCTCGAGGTGATTTTGGCAATGGGGAAACGGGTGTTAGCGGGGCTATTAGAAGAATCAATTCTCTACCTCCACTTGAGCTCAAGGAATTGCTCAAAAGCACTGTggaaagagaaagagataaAGAAAGAGATAAAGAAAGAGAACGAGAAAGAGACAGACCAATGATCCCCAAACCCGAACCCGCAACAAAAAAACAGGAGAAGAAGGTGGATCAGGAAGTCAATGTCCAGGGCATAGATGTTGAGAAGAAATCACCAAATTATGCGTGCGGGAACATGAACACCATCTGGGAGCAGATTAAGAAGTTAGACGCACGAGTGAAGGAGATATCCGATTGTAAGGATTATGGCAAATCTGCACTCTGGAAGGGTCCTCCATCCAGGACTTGTTCATTGCCTCCAATTCCGAAGATAAGCATAAGCCCAAAAAATGAGCCAGCCAGTGAAGAAATTATTGCTAGTCTACAGGGAAGGGAAGCAATTGATAGCCCTTCATGCTACTCAAGTGTCCATGATGTTTTCGAAGTCCCACAAAGTTATGAGAATCATAAAGCCGGTgaaggagagaagaaagaacTTAATACATTGACAGTGGAAGTCGAGAACAGGCTTGGTAAGCCGGATCTGGTGATGGATGAGAAGAGTGAAGCATATGTTAGAGATGAAACGGATAGGGTAAAGAAAATGTTGCATATCAAGAAGCAGGAGAACAAAATACCTAAACCAAGAGATGGGATAAGTAGTGTTGACTCGaatctgagagagagaggggtgagTGGTGGCGTTACTGAATCTCAGCAAGCAAAATTTCAACAGTTGTGGAGGAGGATAGAGCGGCTTGAGGGAGAGAGGAATAATATAAGGCAAGAAATTAGTCATGCGGGAGAACAGGAGTTGAAGCTGTTCCGGGAGATACACGAGCATCTTAATTTAATACAGTCTGACATGCGTAGTTGGAAGCCTAAGAAACCCTCTCCACAGGATGATGAGCCCTTGCACAATGTTATGGAG GCAATGCTGCACTTTTGGCTTTGA
- the LOC137748530 gene encoding uncharacterized protein, with protein sequence MGNTSSMLTQYDIEEVQEHCNNTFSQQEIVSLYQRFCQLDRSGGGFISADEFLSVPEFAVNPLSQRLLKILDGLNFKEFVLFLSAFSSRASLQQKIEFIFKVYDSDGHGKVAFSDMLDVLRDLTGQFISEQQREQVLTHVLEESGYTKDSLLSISDFVKTLGNSELKMEVEVPVD encoded by the exons ATGGGCAACACATCCTCGATGCTCACGCAGTACGACATCGAAGAAGTCCAGGAGCACTGTAACAACACAT TTTCCCAGCAGGAGATAGTTTCTCTGTACCAGCGGTTCTGTCAGCTCGATCGCAGCGGCGGAGGTTTTATCTCCGCCGATGAGTTCTTGTCCGTTCCCGAATTCGCCGTCAATCCTCTCTCTCag AGATTGCTGAAGATATTGGATGGATTGAACTTTAAGGAGTTCGTATTGTTCTTATCAGCATTCAGTTCTCGTGCAAGCTTGCAGCAAAAAATCGAGT TTATTTTTAAGGTATATGATTCAGACGGTCATGGGAAAGTCGCATTCAGCGACATGTTGGATGTTTTGCGGGATTTGACGGGGCAGTTCATATCTGAGCAACAGAGGGAG CAAGTATTGACACATGTCCTTGAGGAATCAGGCTATACAAAGGATTCATTGTTAAGCATATCGGACTTTGTGAAG ACTCTTGGCAACTCTGAATTGAAGATGGAGGTCGAGGTTCCTGTGGATTGA
- the LOC137748421 gene encoding uncharacterized protein isoform X1: MAMYIRVKRSKTTYFIQCEPTETSLDVKQKLHDLIDRPVNDQRLILVSTGEVLEDSKALADQKVEDDAVVALAFRKDDNEFEEVNIVRPDDFYPSRDADAGSW; the protein is encoded by the exons ATG GCCATGTACATTCGTGTTAAGCGTAGTAAGACAACTTACTTTATCCAGTGTGAACCAACTGAAACAAGTTTAGATGTTAAGCAGAAATTGCATGATCTTATTGATCGACCGGTAAATGACCAGCGCTTGATCTTAGTCAGTACTGGGGAAGTATTGGAGGATTCAAAGGCGTTGGCAGATCAGAAG GTTGAAGATGACGCCGTTGTTGCACTGGCTTTCAGAAAAG ATGACAATGAGTTTGAAGAGGTCAACATTGTTCGGCCAGATGACTTCTATCCGTCTCGTGATGCAGATGCAGGCAGTTGGTGA